The following are from one region of the Mesorhizobium sp. B2-8-5 genome:
- a CDS encoding PadR family transcriptional regulator, whose product MHRHNHFGERMFMHMAGKFGGRGGGGFGPFGHGGRGGGRGGPGDMFRAGRMLADGDLKLITLSLLADAPRHGYDIIKALEERTSGVYSPSPGVVYPTLTFLEEAGYAVSSSEGNKKVFSITEAGKAHLEENREMIDSVLDHLERFGRKMAAAREWFGWGDDKDEGRRGRSETRDRFRALRHRLRAALGDIADAPEDKQAEAISILEDAAEAIEALARR is encoded by the coding sequence ATGCACAGACACAACCACTTCGGCGAGCGTATGTTCATGCATATGGCCGGCAAATTCGGCGGCCGCGGTGGCGGCGGCTTTGGCCCGTTCGGCCATGGCGGCAGGGGCGGCGGACGCGGCGGCCCGGGCGACATGTTCCGCGCCGGGCGCATGCTGGCCGACGGCGATCTCAAGCTGATCACGCTGTCGCTTCTGGCCGACGCGCCGCGCCACGGCTACGACATCATCAAGGCTCTGGAAGAGCGCACCAGCGGCGTCTACAGCCCGAGCCCGGGCGTGGTCTATCCGACGCTGACCTTCCTGGAGGAGGCGGGCTACGCGGTGTCCTCTAGCGAAGGCAACAAGAAGGTGTTTTCGATCACCGAGGCCGGCAAGGCGCATCTCGAGGAGAATCGCGAGATGATCGACAGCGTGCTCGACCATCTTGAGCGTTTCGGCCGCAAGATGGCCGCGGCGCGCGAATGGTTCGGCTGGGGCGACGACAAGGACGAGGGGCGCCGCGGCCGCTCGGAAACGCGCGACCGGTTCCGCGCGCTGCGCCACCGGCTGCGCGCCGCGCTCGGCGACATCGCCGACGCGCCGGAAGACAAGCAGGCCGAGGCGATCAGCATCCTGGAAGACGCCGCCGAGGCGATCGAGGCCTTGGCTCGTCGCTAA
- a CDS encoding YiaA/YiaB family inner membrane protein yields MNGNQTYILFNTVSVGAAYFMLALSLWLAPVDLSTKGYWAMGVLLLTGSLVNLVKYRTDERIAAETTAKIEKARNEKLISEYVGKE; encoded by the coding sequence ATGAACGGCAATCAGACCTACATCCTGTTCAACACCGTGTCGGTGGGCGCCGCCTACTTCATGCTGGCCCTGTCGCTGTGGCTGGCGCCGGTCGACCTCTCGACCAAAGGCTATTGGGCGATGGGCGTCCTGTTGCTCACCGGCAGCCTGGTGAACCTGGTCAAGTACCGCACCGACGAGCGGATCGCGGCCGAGACCACCGCCAAGATCGAGAAGGCGCGCAACGAGAAGCTGATCAGCGAATATGTCGGCAAGGAATAG
- a CDS encoding PspA/IM30 family protein: MLSLIKTLLDGASARAEDNLKDRFAIDLLAQRIRDAEAGLAAAKQTLASLIVRQRAEQTSLDQLDRRIADLETRTLSALSANNQVLAEGGASAIAELENEREVRRATVKSLGEKTLRMRLSVEQAHRRIIDLNQGMISARAIDAERKAQSRLNRSIGRTASINEAEELLARIKDGSDPFEEAGILDEIDGDLRHEAIRERLAEAGHGPATKVRAEHVLARLKSLN; this comes from the coding sequence ATGCTTAGCCTGATCAAGACATTGCTGGACGGCGCCAGCGCACGGGCCGAGGACAATCTGAAGGATCGTTTTGCGATCGACCTCCTGGCCCAGCGCATCCGCGACGCGGAGGCGGGCCTTGCCGCCGCCAAGCAGACGCTCGCCTCGCTGATCGTACGCCAGCGAGCCGAGCAGACCAGCCTCGACCAGCTCGACCGCCGCATCGCCGATCTGGAGACCCGCACGCTCAGCGCGCTTTCGGCCAACAACCAGGTGCTTGCCGAAGGCGGCGCTTCCGCAATCGCCGAACTCGAGAACGAGCGCGAGGTCCGCCGCGCCACGGTCAAGAGCTTGGGCGAGAAGACCTTGCGGATGCGCCTGTCCGTAGAACAGGCGCATCGCCGTATCATCGATCTCAACCAGGGCATGATTTCCGCCCGTGCGATCGATGCAGAACGCAAGGCGCAGTCCCGTCTCAACCGTTCGATCGGCCGCACCGCGAGCATCAACGAAGCGGAGGAATTACTCGCCCGCATCAAGGACGGCAGCGACCCGTTCGAGGAGGCCGGCATCCTCGACGAGATCGACGGCGATCTGCGCCACGAGGCGATCCGTGAACGCCTCGCCGAAGCAGGCCACGGACCAGCCACCAAGGTGCGCGCTGAGCATGTCCTGGCGCGCCTGAAATCACTGAACTGA
- a CDS encoding TetR/AcrR family transcriptional regulator, whose translation MALDKEEISEKVLAIAEALLNDGGAENLKARTIAEQAGISVGSVYNLFADLDEVHRAVNMRLLDRLGATGLAAMADLERQGVTDVQHRILAMAAAYVRFVEAHPGSWPAVLAFNRRRATRPGPDAYDALLDALFDIVAGVLKAGDFGLDDDRRALAARTLWSSVHGIVTSGYVANSNSRQAEEIWHQIELLVGVFVKGLEHGGAFAHAETKPA comes from the coding sequence ATGGCGCTGGACAAGGAAGAGATAAGCGAGAAGGTGCTCGCCATCGCCGAGGCGCTGCTCAACGACGGCGGCGCCGAGAACCTGAAAGCGCGCACCATCGCCGAGCAGGCCGGCATCTCCGTCGGATCCGTCTATAACCTCTTTGCCGATCTCGACGAGGTGCATCGCGCCGTCAACATGCGGCTGCTCGACCGGTTGGGGGCGACAGGCCTGGCGGCGATGGCCGATCTCGAAAGGCAAGGGGTGACCGATGTCCAGCATCGCATCCTGGCGATGGCGGCTGCCTATGTGCGCTTCGTCGAGGCGCATCCCGGCAGTTGGCCGGCGGTGCTTGCCTTCAACCGCCGACGCGCGACGCGGCCTGGCCCGGACGCTTATGACGCGCTGCTCGACGCACTCTTCGACATCGTCGCCGGCGTGCTCAAGGCAGGCGATTTCGGCCTCGACGACGACCGTCGCGCGCTTGCGGCGCGGACCTTGTGGTCAAGCGTGCATGGCATTGTGACCAGTGGCTATGTTGCGAATTCGAACAGCAGGCAGGCAGAGGAGATCTGGCATCAGATCGAGCTTCTTGTCGGCGTTTTCGTCAAGGGGCTGGAACACGGCGGCGCATTCGCGCATGCTGAGACGAAGCCTGCGTGA
- a CDS encoding HlyU family transcriptional regulator, translating into MSFLKKLFGGGGSEATETGTAKPAKQVEHKGFLISATPYKAEGQYQTCGVVSKEVDGVMKEHRFIRADRFAGLDDAVDISIKKGIQLVDEQGERMFG; encoded by the coding sequence ATGTCTTTTCTGAAAAAGCTTTTTGGCGGCGGCGGTAGTGAGGCAACGGAGACCGGCACCGCCAAGCCGGCCAAGCAGGTCGAGCACAAGGGATTCCTGATCAGCGCGACGCCCTACAAGGCCGAAGGCCAGTACCAGACCTGCGGCGTCGTCTCGAAGGAAGTGGACGGCGTGATGAAAGAGCACCGCTTCATCCGCGCCGACCGTTTCGCCGGGCTGGACGACGCCGTCGACATCTCGATCAAGAAGGGCATCCAACTCGTCGACGAGCAGGGCGAGCGGATGTTCGGCTGA
- a CDS encoding 3-keto-5-aminohexanoate cleavage protein — protein sequence MANQNKIIITCAVTGSIHTPSMSPHLPVTAEEIATAAIEAAEAGAAIVHLHARNPVDGRPDQSTEAFAPFLQVIKQRSNCVVNITTGGAATMSVEERVRPAKVFAPEVASLNMGSMNFALFPMLERFKTFEHEWERPYLESSRDRIFRNTFGDIEHILRTCADNGTRFEIECYDIGHLYTLAHFVERGLVKAPFFVQSVFGILGGIGTHPEDVAHMKRTADRLFGNNYHWSVLGAGRHQLPIATQAIALGGNVRVGLEDSLWIGKGKLARSSAEQVTKVRQIIEGLGASIATPDEARQILQLKGGDKVAF from the coding sequence GTGGCGAACCAGAACAAGATCATCATCACCTGCGCCGTAACCGGCTCGATCCACACCCCGTCAATGTCGCCGCATCTGCCGGTGACGGCCGAGGAGATCGCCACCGCCGCCATCGAGGCCGCCGAAGCGGGCGCCGCGATCGTCCATCTTCACGCCCGCAATCCGGTCGATGGACGCCCCGACCAGTCGACAGAGGCGTTCGCCCCTTTCCTGCAGGTCATCAAGCAGCGCTCCAACTGCGTCGTCAACATCACCACCGGTGGTGCTGCGACGATGAGCGTGGAGGAGCGCGTCCGACCGGCGAAGGTGTTCGCGCCCGAGGTCGCGTCGCTCAACATGGGCTCGATGAATTTCGCGCTGTTTCCGATGCTGGAGCGCTTCAAGACCTTCGAGCATGAGTGGGAGCGGCCTTATCTGGAATCCTCGCGCGACCGCATCTTCCGCAACACCTTTGGCGACATCGAGCACATATTGCGCACCTGCGCCGACAACGGCACGCGCTTCGAGATCGAGTGCTACGACATCGGCCATCTCTACACGCTGGCGCATTTCGTCGAGCGCGGCCTGGTCAAGGCGCCGTTCTTCGTCCAGAGCGTGTTCGGCATCCTCGGCGGCATCGGCACGCATCCGGAGGACGTCGCCCATATGAAACGCACGGCCGACCGCCTGTTCGGCAACAACTATCACTGGTCGGTCCTGGGCGCCGGCCGCCATCAATTGCCGATCGCCACGCAGGCGATCGCACTGGGCGGCAATGTGCGGGTCGGCCTGGAGGACTCGCTGTGGATCGGCAAGGGCAAGCTCGCCCGTTCCAGCGCCGAGCAGGTGACCAAGGTCCGCCAGATTATCGAAGGCCTCGGCGCCTCGATCGCCACGCCCGACGAGGCGCGGCAGATCCTGCAGCTCAAGGGCGGCGACAAGGTCGCGTTCTGA
- a CDS encoding carbohydrate ABC transporter permease — MRDRGETIRNGAIQLLLAVNAVIMIYPLFVMVASSFKTNAEIFSSPLSLPTHFSTANLEKVWTETNFVRYLANSVGITAASVALILLFSTLAGYAIARYRFRLSSLVLMFFLSGMTVPLKLAIIPLFIQLDTLGLVDSYLGLVLVYVAMGIPSAVFIMTGFLRTLPRELEESARMDGASELRIMWSIMLPLARPAMVIVAIQNAVPIWNDFFFPLVLITSDNLKTLPQGLTVFVGEFTTDWGVLFTGLTLAALPITLLYIVLSKQFISGITQGAVK, encoded by the coding sequence ATGAGGGATCGCGGCGAGACGATCAGGAACGGCGCCATCCAGCTCTTGCTGGCGGTCAATGCCGTGATCATGATCTATCCGCTGTTCGTCATGGTGGCATCGTCGTTCAAGACCAACGCCGAGATCTTTTCCTCGCCGCTCTCGCTGCCGACGCATTTCTCGACCGCCAATCTGGAGAAGGTTTGGACCGAGACCAATTTCGTCCGCTATTTGGCAAATTCGGTTGGCATCACCGCGGCCTCGGTCGCGCTGATCCTTTTGTTCAGCACGCTCGCCGGCTATGCGATCGCCCGCTACCGGTTCCGGCTGAGCTCGCTGGTCCTGATGTTCTTCCTGAGCGGCATGACCGTGCCGCTGAAGCTGGCGATCATCCCGCTGTTCATCCAATTGGACACGCTCGGTCTCGTCGACAGCTATCTCGGGCTGGTGCTCGTCTATGTGGCCATGGGCATTCCCTCGGCTGTCTTCATCATGACCGGCTTCCTGCGCACCTTGCCGCGCGAGTTGGAGGAATCCGCCCGTATGGACGGCGCCAGCGAGCTCCGCATCATGTGGTCGATCATGCTGCCGCTGGCGCGGCCGGCGATGGTCATCGTGGCGATCCAGAACGCGGTGCCGATCTGGAACGACTTTTTCTTCCCGCTGGTGCTGATCACTTCCGACAATTTGAAGACACTGCCGCAAGGGCTGACCGTGTTCGTCGGCGAATTCACCACCGACTGGGGGGTGCTGTTCACCGGGCTGACACTGGCGGCGCTGCCGATTACCCTGCTCTATATCGTGCTGTCGAAGCAGTTCATTTCTGGCATCACGCAAGGCGCGGTGAAATAG
- a CDS encoding carbohydrate ABC transporter permease, with amino-acid sequence MTDGWRHTERPFPWRRSLWIAALLTPALVVMVLFVLWPLLSAFRFAFYEFNGLRPSGFIGFENFREVLFEKPYSDWTYNALKHNVVAFLALMVFENGTAFLIAFALLKALPGHRVHQVIVFLPVVLSAVIVGFLWKLFLHPLFGLVNQLLGLVGVGAIPWLGNENTALGSILFANIWHWLGFPTLVLLAGMQRISKDVLEAARLDGAGDYALMTKIVWPLIAPSVTIVTILTFIGSFNWFEIPYVMAGLTGSPGGSTDVLGLYFYRTAFGSTTTGIQDFGQGSALAVLMFVFVAGVTAIALRYLRRREIEQ; translated from the coding sequence ATGACGGACGGCTGGCGCCACACCGAAAGACCTTTTCCGTGGCGCCGGTCGCTCTGGATTGCCGCGCTGCTGACGCCGGCGCTGGTGGTCATGGTGCTGTTCGTGCTGTGGCCGCTTCTGTCGGCCTTCCGCTTCGCCTTCTATGAGTTCAACGGCCTGCGTCCGTCCGGCTTCATCGGTTTCGAAAATTTCCGCGAGGTCCTGTTCGAAAAGCCATATAGCGACTGGACTTACAATGCGCTGAAGCACAACGTCGTCGCCTTTCTGGCGCTGATGGTCTTCGAGAACGGCACTGCTTTCCTGATCGCCTTCGCGCTGCTCAAGGCGCTGCCGGGCCATCGCGTCCATCAGGTCATCGTCTTCCTGCCGGTGGTGCTGTCGGCGGTGATCGTCGGCTTCCTGTGGAAGCTGTTCCTGCATCCCCTGTTCGGGCTGGTGAACCAGCTCCTTGGCCTGGTCGGCGTCGGCGCCATTCCGTGGCTCGGCAACGAAAACACTGCGCTCGGCAGCATCCTGTTCGCCAACATCTGGCACTGGCTCGGCTTCCCCACTCTGGTGCTGCTTGCCGGCATGCAGCGCATCAGCAAGGACGTGCTGGAGGCCGCCCGCCTCGACGGCGCCGGCGACTACGCGCTGATGACGAAGATCGTCTGGCCGTTGATCGCGCCGAGTGTCACCATCGTCACCATCCTGACCTTCATCGGCAGCTTCAACTGGTTCGAAATCCCTTATGTGATGGCGGGCCTGACCGGTTCGCCGGGCGGCTCGACCGACGTGCTCGGCCTCTATTTCTACCGCACGGCCTTCGGCAGCACGACCACCGGCATCCAGGATTTCGGCCAGGGCAGCGCGCTGGCCGTGCTGATGTTCGTCTTCGTCGCCGGCGTCACCGCCATCGCCCTGCGTTACCTGCGCCGTCGCGAAATCGAGCAGTGA